Genomic DNA from Lactuca sativa cultivar Salinas chromosome 8, Lsat_Salinas_v11, whole genome shotgun sequence:
ACATGAAGAAATGTCCATAAAAACCTAGATCAAGAAGATTGCATCAAAAAGGTAAgagcttgaggacttacaaaaGCCTAAAAGATACACCAAGGGATGAAGATGAGCTTGCTTGATGAAGCACATTCTTCTTTCTTCAAAGGCCATAAAACCACAAATCAGCTCCATGATGATCACAAAGAGGCTAGGGTTGATTTCTGGTCTTTCGGGAGTAAGGGAGGCTAAGGTGGACAAACCCTAGCCATCGCATACTTTAAATGGGGCCCAACgctcgaaatctagggttttgagcCCCAGACGTCACCATGTGCCACTTAAAAATTATCGCGACTCATAAGATGTCGTGTCATGGTGATCCTGGCACCACGTCATGGCCACCAAAAATTCACAATATTGAAGTAAAAAGCTCATACCTAGAAACCGGATGTTACAAAGTGATTCCCCAATTAGATTTTAAAATGTCACCATAGGTTCTTAGGTGTACAAATCAAGCATCACATATTTACGACTGAAGTCTTCGTGGATACATATGAAAAAGAAAGACGTTGCACGCCTATGACCACCACCATTAGACAATTGTATAGTCCGTAACATTCACATTCTATATGAAAATAGGGGAGTTGATCCGTACACAATAATTTTTCTCCATGCACAACAATTggtgctttaaaatgttgtattgtacaactatataatgcatgaattgttgtgtatggcaaaaaactgttgtgtacgaatcacttcccTTTCGCTATTGTTTGTTCATCGGTTTCTCACGTATATAATGGCAATGGAGTTTTGGATGTGCATATATTGGGACATAGACTTTGGGTTGGTTGGAATGTGATGTAAGTTATATGTGTATGATCATTACACATTAAACATTCAGTTAGGTTACTTACTTCATTGTATACATGTGTTGATTGACATCATATCATGCAATGGATTTTATTTTCGGTAGAGCGAAGGTCTGATGCTCCACGTACATTTGTACCGATAACTTTCAGCACATATGTACATGATTTTATTGTCAATAGAGCGAAGGTCTGATGCTCCGCGTACATTTGTACCGATAGCTTTCAACACATATGTAAACGATTGGAGTGACATGGTTGATGGATCTATTACGAGCTTGGTATGAGTGTGATACGGTATAAATGTATTTCAATTATATTACACAAGTAACAATCACTTATGAGAAAATGTTTATCTATTGATTATATAATTCCAACCTTTATGTAACTATACATCTCGATTAATTTCCTGGAAAATTTTctcccaaagaaaatgttatctATTGATTAGATAATTCCTACCTTTATGCAACTATAGATAATTTCAATTATATTACACAGTCTTTGGGAGTTCTGGATTTCCAGACTTCACATTTACTATATATGATAGTTTCTTGGACGATgattatttttttgttgaatATTACGAAGTTATATTTAGTAGATTTTATTCCTTGTATTTATTTTTAGATAGGATTAGAATTGATTTGAGATTCCTTTAATCTAGGATCTGATTAGTGTAGCCGGCCCTAAACTTGTTGTATATATTCCCTGTATGTTTTCATTTCAGTAAGAAAAAAAACACAGAGATAATTTTATCTCAAAACACTCTTTTAATTTCTGCATGGTATCAGAGATTTCATAGTTCTCTCGATCTTCATTGTTCAAATTTAAACTCAAGTCTTCACAATGACGGGCACATCTTCAAACTCTGAATCCAGCACAATCACGTTAGTACCAGGATTAACAGGAAATCCTGATACAACTCCTACAACCAGTCATAAACTCAATGGTTAGAATTTTTTCCAATGGTCTCAATCAATATTTATGTTTATCTGTGGTCGTTATAAAGATGGTCATCTTACCAGAGAAACTGTGGCTCCTGATTCTAAGGATCCAAAATTTAGGACCTGGAGAACCAATGATCATTTGGTTATGTCCTAGTTAATCAACTCTATGACAACAGAAGTGGGAGAAAACATTATTCTTTACAAGACTGCTCAAGAGATCTGGGAGGTAGCCAAAGAAACCTACTCAAGCACTGAAAACTCCTCTGAACTATTCAAATTCGAGACTAAGTTGTATGATTTGCGCCAAGGTGATCTTTCTGTCACTCAGTACTTTCATCTTCTATCCCGAATCTGGCTTCAACTAGATTTATTTGAGACCCATCCCTGGAAGTGTGTTGATGATGATGCCAGTTATCGTTCTGTAGTCAATCAGAAAAGAACTATCAGATTCTTACTTGGCCTCAACAAAGATTTAGACGGTGTTCGCAGTCAGGTCATGGGAACCCATCCTCTACCTACATCCCGTGAAGCCTTCTCTACTGTCCGTCAAGAAGAAAGTCGTAAAAAACTTATGATGCCCCAGTCCAATAATCTTATCACCGAGGGATCTGCCCTCTTCACCAACACTTCTACTCATCATGGTAAATCCCAGAAATCTCAAGGGCGTCCATGGTGTGAACATTGTAAAGTCCCTGGTCATTGGAAACATGGTTGTTGGAAGCTCCATGGAAAGCCAGCAGACTGGAAACCCTCAAGTGCTCGTTTCAATAAAGAAAATAGAGCCAATCTTACTACTTATCCCGAGCCTTACAACAATGAGATCCAGACTATCAAAAATCAGTTGGAGGCATTGACAAAGATGATGCAAAATAACTCAACCTCTGATCCAAACACCACAGGTACTACTGAACAGTCCACCAGCTTACTAGTTCATAAAGGTAAAATCATTTATGCTCTTCatacttcttatggaaatggcaATGCAACCTGAGGGGCTACCAACCATATGACATCAGATATGAGCCTTTTCACATTTCTTCAACCTCATCACCAGTCCCATGTTCGAATTGCTGATGGATCCTTTTCTCCTGTAAAAGGAATCGGATCTGTTACATTGTCAAATAATATCACTCTTCACTCGGTCCTTTTTGTACCAAAACCGGACTGCAATTTACTTTCAATAAGTAAACTTACACGAGACTTGAAATGcataattcgtttttctgatgaCTGGTGTGATTTTCAGGTGGCGGGATCGGGGAAGGTGATTGGCATTGCTAAGCAGAGAAAGGGATTATACTTGCTCCAAGAAAACTCACATTGTGGCTCAGAGTCCAGTAAA
This window encodes:
- the LOC128127813 gene encoding uncharacterized protein LOC128127813, yielding MTTEVGENIILYKTAQEIWEVAKETYSSTENSSELFKFETKLYDLRQGDLSVTQYFHLLSRIWLQLDLFETHPWKCVDDDASYRSVVNQKRTIRFLLGLNKDLDGVRSQVMGTHPLPTSREAFSTVRQEESRKKLMMPQSNNLITEGSALFTNTSTHHGKSQKSQGRPWCEHCKVPGHWKHGCWKLHGKPADWKPSSARFNKENRANLTTYPEPYNNEIQTIKNQLEALTKMMQNNSTSDPNTTGTTEQSTSLLVHKGKIIYALHTSYGNGNAT